DNA sequence from the Thermococcus gammatolerans EJ3 genome:
CTCTCTGAGCTTTTGTCAGGTTCACCAGCGCACGAGAAACCCTCGGGTGGAGCGAGATCGGCCTGAAGAAGGGCCTGTGATGAGCTTTTCGTCTCTCGAAGTCCTTGGGGTCAAAGAAGCGTAACCTTATCCCCGCGTAGAGCTTCTCACCACAGTAAACCCTCACGACCGTGTCGGGTCTTGAGAGGTTGACGCGAAAGCCTTGCGAGTGAATCACAGCCCCGAGCTTCCTCGGAAGGTCGAGAACGTTAAAGCGGCAGTTGGCCATCGTTTCCGTGTCCACCTTGAAGGTTCCCCGGATCGGCCACTCCATCTCCTTGGCCTTTTGGAGGAGATCATCGACGGAATCTGCCTCCACAAAAAGCTCGCCGTACTCGTGGGCAAGGCCTAAGCGATCCAGAAACGGGAGGGCCCTCTCGGGGGCACCAACCTTGAGGAAGAGGTAGTCCTGGCCGAGTACCTCTCCTCCCCCGAGTTCAAGCATTGCCTTCACTTCGTCCCTCGC
Encoded proteins:
- a CDS encoding TIGR01177 family methyltransferase, which translates into the protein MARDEVKAMLELGGGEVLGQDYLFLKVGAPERALPFLDRLGLAHEYGELFVEADSVDDLLQKAKEMEWPIRGTFKVDTETMANCRFNVLDLPRKLGAVIHSQGFRVNLSRPDTVVRVYCGEKLYAGIRLRFFDPKDFERRKAHHRPFFRPISLHPRVSRALVNLTKAQRELLDPMMGAGGILIEAGLLGLKVYGVDIRPEMVEGAERNLRHYGVKDYELRLGDATRLEEVFPGKEFEAVATDPPYGTAATLAGRRREDLYRKVLESVYRVLRPGGRLAIAFPASFDGKAEAERRGFITLGRYYQRVHKSLERYFYVFEKRT